A stretch of Caenorhabditis elegans chromosome IV DNA encodes these proteins:
- the ZK596.2 gene encoding non-specific serine/threonine protein kinase (Confirmed by transcript evidence), with product MATICELVQLPVGSECGKWTILKKLGEGAFGAVYLVSQKEKPKVEYALKVEAESDPLGLLKMEVAVLLEVKKQKIVGRHFLELADRGNLPQKFNYMVMTLVGKSLQDLRKTAPFNKFSMGTAISVARQSLEAVEDLHNIGFLHRDIKPGNYTIGRKEMHELRKVYMLDFGMARKFAREDGTLRNPRARAGFRGTVKYAPLACHIQREQCRKDDIESWLYMVVEMTCGRLPWRNLTESDDVGVFKKECKTTRLRCLFGGCPREFTEVFPILDKGKFFDAPEYTTIYELLEKAMVNTKSNEFPYDWE from the exons ATGGCTACAATTTGTGAGCTTGTCCAGTTGCCAGTTGGAAGTGAATGTGGAAAATggacaattttgaagaaactcGGAGAAGGCGCATTTGGTGCAGTCTATCTTGTCAGCCAAAAAGAAAAACCCAAGGTGGAATACGCGTTGAAAGTTGAAGCAGAGTCGGATCCATTGGGCttgctgaaaatggaagtGGCTGTGCTTTTGGAAGtgaaaaagcagaaaatcGTTGGACGCCACTTTTTGGAGTTGGCTGACAGAGGAAACCTGCCACAAAAGTTCAATTACATGGTGATGACGTTGGTTGGAAAAAGTTTGCAG GATCTCCGCAAAACTGCTCCATTCAACAAATTCTCAATGGGAACCGCCATTTCTGTAGCCAGACAATCATTGGAAGCTGTTGAGGATTTGCACAACATTGGATTCTTGCACCGAGACATTAAACCAGGAAATTATACCATCGGACGGAAGGAGATGCACGAATTGAGAAAG GTCTACATGCTCGATTTCGGAATGGCACGCAAGTTTGCCCGTGAAGACGGAACTCTTCGCAATCCACGTGCTCGTGCTGGATTCCGTGGAACGGTGAAGTATGCTCCATTGGCTTGCCATATTCAACGTGAGCAGTGTCGCAAGGATGACATTGAAAGTTGGCTCTACATGGTCGTTGAAATGACATGTGGACGTCTTCCCTGGCGTAATCTGACTGAAAGTGATGATGTGGGAGTGTTCAAGAAGGAATGTAAAACGACTCGTCTTAGGTGTCTGTTTGGAGGTTGTCCGCGTGAATTCACTGAAGTTTTCCCGATTCTTGACAAAGGAAAGTTCTTCGATGCTCCGGAGTACACGACCATCTACGAGCTCCTTGAAAAGGCAATGGTTAACACCAAATCGAA